One Telluria mixta DNA window includes the following coding sequences:
- a CDS encoding sensor domain-containing protein has protein sequence MADALALIAAPACACDGEGTIRAANAALVELAGGALEGRPLVSLFCPRTAAEMAVEIRLSLSGERRWDGLIEHGTTGRPVEVRAKPFPAGGATFVFGDVLTFGDGQAALRGRLLEQAAVVEHAPVGIAVTLPDLVKSCNPRMAEMLGYAPEELINHSPAQVFATRAHYEAFIGEAVLVLTTGSLFEKSEVPLRRRDGSTIWCRIRAKAVDMSAREAGTVWIVEDVTEARQALTEIQSIMTNATIGIFFTRARTITRYNHCFGSMFGYAPGEALGCSTRMLYADDAAFDDMGRTAYGVLGQGGSFKTETTMVRRDGTRMWVNMIGYAVNPEELGTGTMIWMIEDRTGQKAAEESLRNALLENQAILDNAVLGIAVVEKGRTLHCNRKMEELFGHQGGSIEGLPVRELYPDDAGWIAARDQTRRDFEAGRVHMAEYELVRRDGKRFWARLSGRPFDMADRGGRSVWLIDDVTAQREAADALRRARDELEVRVQERTAELQAEIVERRQAEARVHHMAYHDALTGLPNRALLSDRLDRTLLAAQRDGAKLALLFIDLDRFKTINDSLGHLAGDHLLKEVAQRLCRVVRASDTVARLGGDEFVVLVPGVRVPEECSHVGDKIIEALAAPVEFEGHSLHISPSIGICLYPDDGADAAGLMRKADAAMYYAKAAGRNNYQYYAEPMNAAAARHFEMETRLRGALLREEFVLFYQPIVGVQDGRVHGLEVLLRWRHPEQGLVAPDDFIPILEENGLIVPVGEWVIRRACEQAMAWQRAGLPALPLAVNLSARQFMHRGLIQSIRAIVDDTGIDPGLLEFEITETALMQHGGQTLETLGQIYRMGIRLSIDDFGTGYSSLAYLKRFPVRKIKIDRAFVRDLETSSEDQAIVAAIMALAGSLGMAVVAEGVENEAQLALLRRHGCQYAQGYLFARPVDAAAVPVLLD, from the coding sequence GTGGCCGACGCATTGGCATTGATCGCCGCGCCGGCCTGCGCCTGCGATGGCGAAGGGACCATCCGGGCCGCGAACGCGGCACTCGTCGAACTGGCGGGCGGCGCGCTGGAAGGGCGGCCGCTGGTGTCGCTGTTCTGCCCCCGGACGGCGGCGGAGATGGCGGTCGAGATCCGCCTGTCGCTATCGGGCGAACGGCGCTGGGACGGCCTGATCGAGCATGGCACCACGGGCCGGCCCGTCGAGGTGCGTGCGAAGCCGTTCCCCGCGGGGGGCGCCACCTTCGTGTTCGGCGACGTGCTCACGTTCGGCGACGGCCAGGCGGCGCTGCGCGGCCGCCTGCTGGAACAGGCTGCCGTCGTCGAGCATGCGCCGGTCGGCATCGCCGTCACCTTGCCCGACCTGGTCAAATCCTGCAATCCGCGCATGGCCGAGATGCTAGGCTATGCGCCGGAAGAACTCATCAACCACAGTCCGGCCCAGGTCTTCGCCACGCGCGCCCACTACGAGGCGTTCATCGGCGAGGCCGTCCTCGTGCTGACGACCGGAAGCCTGTTCGAAAAGAGCGAAGTGCCGCTGCGCCGCCGCGACGGCAGCACGATCTGGTGCCGCATCCGCGCCAAGGCCGTCGACATGAGCGCGCGCGAGGCGGGGACGGTGTGGATCGTGGAAGACGTCACGGAAGCGCGCCAGGCGCTCACCGAGATCCAGTCGATCATGACCAATGCCACGATCGGGATCTTCTTCACGCGCGCCCGCACCATCACCCGCTACAACCACTGTTTCGGCTCGATGTTCGGCTATGCGCCCGGCGAGGCGCTGGGCTGCTCGACGCGCATGCTGTATGCGGACGACGCGGCATTCGACGACATGGGCCGTACCGCATACGGCGTGCTGGGGCAGGGCGGGTCGTTCAAGACCGAGACGACGATGGTGCGCCGCGACGGCACGCGCATGTGGGTGAACATGATCGGCTATGCCGTCAACCCGGAGGAGCTGGGCACCGGCACGATGATCTGGATGATCGAGGACCGCACCGGCCAGAAGGCGGCCGAGGAATCGCTGCGCAACGCGCTGCTGGAAAACCAGGCGATCCTCGACAACGCCGTGCTGGGCATCGCCGTCGTCGAGAAGGGCCGGACCCTCCATTGCAACCGCAAGATGGAAGAATTGTTCGGCCACCAGGGCGGCAGCATCGAGGGCTTGCCGGTGCGCGAACTGTATCCCGACGACGCCGGCTGGATCGCCGCGCGCGACCAGACGCGGCGCGATTTCGAGGCGGGCCGCGTGCACATGGCCGAGTACGAACTTGTACGGCGCGACGGCAAGCGCTTCTGGGCGCGCCTGTCCGGCCGCCCGTTCGACATGGCGGACCGGGGCGGGCGCAGCGTCTGGCTGATCGACGACGTCACCGCCCAGCGTGAAGCGGCGGACGCGCTGCGCCGCGCCCGCGACGAACTCGAAGTGCGCGTGCAGGAACGCACGGCGGAGCTGCAGGCCGAGATCGTCGAGCGGCGCCAGGCCGAGGCGCGCGTGCACCACATGGCGTACCACGACGCGCTCACGGGCCTGCCGAACCGCGCGCTGCTGTCCGACCGCCTCGATCGCACGCTGCTGGCGGCGCAGCGCGACGGCGCGAAGCTGGCCTTGCTGTTCATCGACCTGGACCGCTTCAAGACCATCAACGATTCGCTCGGCCACCTGGCGGGCGACCACCTGTTGAAGGAAGTGGCGCAGCGCCTGTGCCGCGTCGTGCGCGCCAGCGACACCGTCGCGCGCCTGGGCGGCGACGAATTCGTCGTGCTGGTGCCCGGCGTGCGCGTGCCCGAGGAGTGCAGTCACGTTGGCGACAAGATCATCGAGGCGCTGGCCGCGCCTGTCGAATTCGAAGGCCACAGCCTGCACATCTCGCCGTCGATCGGCATCTGCCTGTATCCGGACGACGGCGCGGACGCGGCGGGCCTGATGCGCAAGGCCGATGCCGCGATGTACTACGCGAAGGCGGCGGGCCGCAACAATTACCAATACTACGCGGAGCCGATGAACGCGGCGGCCGCGCGCCACTTCGAGATGGAGACGCGCCTGCGCGGCGCGCTGCTGCGCGAGGAATTCGTGCTGTTCTACCAGCCCATCGTGGGCGTGCAGGACGGCCGCGTGCACGGCCTGGAAGTGCTGCTGCGCTGGCGTCATCCGGAGCAGGGCCTCGTGGCGCCCGACGACTTCATCCCGATCCTGGAAGAGAACGGCCTGATCGTGCCGGTCGGCGAATGGGTGATCCGGCGCGCCTGCGAACAGGCGATGGCCTGGCAGCGGGCCGGGCTGCCGGCGCTGCCGCTCGCGGTGAACCTGTCGGCGCGCCAGTTCATGCACCGGGGCCTGATCCAGTCCATCCGCGCCATCGTCGACGACACCGGCATCGACCCGGGCCTGCTGGAATTCGAGATCACGGAGACGGCGCTGATGCAGCACGGCGGCCAGACGCTGGAGACGCTGGGCCAGATCTACCGCATGGGCATCCGCCTGTCGATCGACGACTTCGGCACCGGCTATTCGAGCCTGGCCTACCTGAAGCGCTTCCCGGTCCGCAAGATCAAGATCGACCGCGCGTTCGTGCGCGACCTGGAAACGAGCAGCGAGGACCAGGCCATCGTCGCCGCCATCATGGCGCTCGCGGGGAGCCTCGGCATGGCCGTCGTGGCGGAGGGCGTCGAGAACGAGGCGCAGCTGGCGCTGCTGCGCCGGCACGGGTGCCAGTATGCCCAGGGCTATCTGTTCGCGCGGCCGGTCGATGCGGCCGCCGTGCCGGTCCTGCTGGATTAG
- the lptG gene encoding LPS export ABC transporter permease LptG — translation MKILQRYFFVNIAQAVVFVLVAFLGLISFMDLTQELPSVGKGGYMMQHAILYVLLLLPGHVYEVMPVAALIGTIYTMAQFAQSSEFTIMRASSMSTQQAGIMLAKIGVLFVAVTFLFGELITPRTAPIAERVRLSAKGATVSAEFRSGMWTKDTIHTGGLKGPVTGSRFFNARQIRPDGQLIDLRLYEFDNGMRMRSLITAASATFSGNSTWRLNDVTETLFSNSRELPAPGTPIPAGQTIQSTFGQDTASVSTRKVASLDLVSEITPKILSVSRSDPERMSANELAVYTRHLAENRQETERFKIAFWKKLFDPLSIFVLMALALPFGYLHTRSGGVSLKIFIGIMIGVSFLLINSLFSHVGMLSTWPAFVTAAAPSLLFLLLAIGALRWVERH, via the coding sequence ATGAAGATCCTGCAGCGCTACTTCTTCGTCAATATCGCGCAGGCCGTCGTGTTCGTGCTCGTCGCCTTCCTGGGCCTCATTTCCTTCATGGACCTGACCCAGGAACTGCCGTCGGTGGGCAAGGGCGGCTACATGATGCAGCACGCGATCCTGTACGTCCTGCTGCTCCTCCCCGGCCACGTGTACGAGGTGATGCCGGTGGCCGCGCTGATCGGCACCATCTACACGATGGCGCAGTTCGCGCAGAGCTCCGAATTCACGATCATGCGCGCCTCGTCGATGTCGACGCAGCAGGCCGGCATCATGCTCGCCAAGATCGGCGTGCTGTTCGTCGCCGTCACGTTCCTGTTCGGCGAGCTGATCACGCCGCGCACGGCGCCGATCGCGGAGCGCGTGCGCCTGTCCGCGAAGGGCGCGACGGTGTCGGCCGAATTCCGCTCCGGCATGTGGACCAAGGACACGATCCACACGGGCGGCCTGAAGGGCCCCGTGACGGGCTCGCGCTTCTTCAACGCGCGCCAGATCCGTCCGGACGGCCAGCTGATCGACCTGCGCCTGTACGAATTCGACAACGGCATGCGCATGCGCTCGCTGATCACGGCCGCCAGCGCCACGTTCAGCGGCAACAGCACGTGGCGCCTGAACGACGTCACCGAGACGCTGTTTTCGAATAGCCGCGAACTGCCCGCGCCGGGCACGCCGATCCCTGCCGGCCAGACGATCCAGAGCACGTTCGGCCAGGACACGGCGTCCGTTTCCACGCGCAAGGTCGCGAGCCTGGACCTGGTCTCCGAGATCACGCCGAAGATCCTGTCCGTGTCGCGTTCCGATCCGGAGCGCATGTCCGCCAACGAACTGGCTGTGTACACGCGCCACCTGGCCGAGAACCGCCAGGAGACGGAGCGTTTCAAGATCGCGTTCTGGAAGAAGCTGTTCGACCCGCTGTCGATCTTCGTGCTGATGGCGCTCGCGCTGCCGTTCGGCTACCTGCACACCCGCAGCGGCGGCGTGAGCCTGAAGATCTTCATCGGCATCATGATCGGCGTGAGCTTCCTGTTGATTAACTCGTTGTTTTCGCACGTGGGCATGTTGTCGACCTGGCCGGCCTTCGTGACGGCGGCCGCGCCCAGCCTGCTGTTCCTGCTGCTGGCGATCGGCGCCCTGCGCTGGGTGGAGAGACACTGA
- a CDS encoding DUF1653 domain-containing protein, with the protein MRYRHYKGGVYEVVCEAVLEADHTAVVVYRGQDGKTWVRPRDAFFGLVDVDGERMPRFAPIDPVPAAA; encoded by the coding sequence ATGCGCTACCGCCACTACAAGGGCGGCGTGTACGAGGTGGTCTGCGAGGCTGTCCTTGAGGCGGACCACACGGCCGTGGTCGTGTATCGCGGGCAGGACGGCAAGACCTGGGTCCGCCCGCGTGATGCATTTTTCGGACTGGTCGACGTGGACGGGGAGCGCATGCCGCGCTTTGCGCCCATCGACCCGGTGCCGGCCGCCGCATAG
- a CDS encoding sirohydrochlorin chelatase: MEKALVLFAHGARAATWAAPFQRLRDLTAAQRPDCAVSLAFLELMTPSLPDEVNAQVALGARDITIVPVFLGQGGHLLRDLPLLLDQLRASHPQVAFRTVPAVGEDPGVLAAMAAYCAGADERQPA; this comes from the coding sequence ATGGAAAAAGCACTCGTATTGTTCGCCCACGGCGCCCGTGCCGCCACCTGGGCCGCACCGTTCCAGCGCCTGCGCGACCTGACCGCGGCGCAGCGCCCGGATTGTGCCGTGTCGCTGGCCTTCCTGGAGCTGATGACGCCGAGCCTGCCGGACGAAGTGAACGCCCAGGTGGCGCTCGGCGCGCGCGACATCACCATCGTTCCCGTGTTCCTGGGGCAGGGCGGCCATCTGCTGCGCGACCTGCCGCTGCTGCTGGACCAGTTGCGTGCCAGCCATCCGCAAGTCGCCTTCCGCACCGTGCCCGCTGTCGGCGAGGACCCGGGCGTGCTGGCGGCCATGGCCGCCTATTGCGCGGGCGCGGACGAACGCCAGCCCGCCTGA
- a CDS encoding leucyl aminopeptidase, whose amino-acid sequence MDFSIKAFDTKNTLAAAKSGCVAVAVFENKKLSEAAKALDLNGEINAAVKSGDISGKPGSTLLLRGVAGVTAARVLLVGMGADEAVSEKSFAGAVTAALKTFASLGAQDAIIAFPLENVKARDLNWAIKSIVIAANEAEFRTDAQKSKKDPAPTGVRKLAIAVPATTPQIKAALAQAQAVANGMNLTKELGNLSPNVCTPTYLANTAKKLAGDYGFDIEVLDRKQLEALKMGSFLSVTRGSEEPPKFIVLKHNGGKKNDAPVVLVGKGITFDTGGISLKPGPNMDEMKYDMCGAGSVLGTFRAIGEMGLKLNVVGIVAACENMPSGRATKPGDIVTAMNGTTIEILNTDAEGRLILCDALTYAERFKPAAVVDIATLTGAVIVSLGHHTSGVFTRHDDAHDALAQELLDAGKQAGDPAWRLPIGEQYNEQLKSNFADLANIGTPGGASITAACFLENFTRNYTWAHLDIAGTAWKSGGAKGATGRPVPLLTTFLLNRV is encoded by the coding sequence ATGGACTTTAGCATAAAAGCATTCGACACAAAAAACACGCTGGCCGCAGCCAAATCGGGCTGTGTGGCAGTCGCGGTGTTCGAAAACAAGAAACTGTCGGAGGCGGCGAAAGCCCTCGATCTGAACGGCGAGATCAACGCCGCCGTCAAGTCGGGTGACATCTCCGGCAAACCCGGCTCCACCCTGCTGCTGCGCGGCGTGGCCGGCGTGACTGCTGCCCGCGTGCTGCTGGTCGGCATGGGTGCCGATGAAGCCGTCAGCGAGAAAAGCTTTGCCGGTGCCGTGACCGCTGCCCTCAAAACCTTCGCTTCGCTGGGCGCGCAGGATGCCATTATCGCATTCCCGCTGGAGAATGTGAAAGCGCGCGACCTGAACTGGGCCATCAAGAGCATCGTCATCGCCGCCAACGAAGCCGAATTCCGTACCGACGCGCAAAAGAGCAAGAAGGATCCGGCACCCACCGGCGTGCGCAAGCTGGCCATCGCCGTCCCTGCAACGACGCCGCAGATCAAGGCCGCGCTGGCGCAGGCGCAGGCCGTCGCCAACGGCATGAACCTGACGAAGGAACTGGGCAACCTGTCGCCGAACGTCTGCACCCCGACCTACCTCGCGAACACCGCGAAGAAGCTGGCGGGCGACTATGGCTTCGACATCGAAGTCCTGGACCGCAAGCAGCTCGAAGCCCTCAAGATGGGCAGCTTCCTGTCCGTCACGCGCGGCAGCGAAGAGCCGCCGAAGTTCATCGTCCTGAAGCACAACGGCGGCAAGAAGAACGACGCGCCGGTGGTCCTCGTCGGCAAGGGCATCACGTTCGACACGGGCGGCATCTCGCTCAAGCCCGGTCCGAACATGGACGAGATGAAGTACGACATGTGCGGCGCCGGCTCGGTGCTGGGCACCTTCCGCGCCATCGGCGAGATGGGCCTGAAGCTGAACGTCGTCGGCATCGTCGCCGCCTGCGAGAACATGCCGTCGGGCCGCGCCACCAAGCCGGGCGACATCGTCACCGCGATGAACGGCACCACAATCGAGATCCTGAATACGGATGCCGAGGGCCGCCTGATCCTGTGCGACGCCCTGACCTACGCCGAGCGCTTCAAGCCGGCCGCCGTCGTCGACATCGCGACCCTGACCGGTGCCGTCATCGTCTCGCTGGGCCACCACACGTCGGGCGTGTTCACGCGCCACGACGACGCCCACGACGCCCTCGCCCAGGAACTGCTGGACGCCGGCAAGCAGGCGGGCGACCCGGCCTGGCGCCTGCCGATCGGCGAGCAGTACAACGAGCAGCTGAAGTCGAACTTCGCCGACCTGGCCAACATCGGCACGCCGGGCGGCGCGTCGATCACGGCGGCCTGCTTCCTGGAGAACTTCACGCGCAACTACACGTGGGCGCACCTGGACATCGCCGGCACCGCGTGGAAATCGGGCGGCGCCAAGGGTGCGACCGGCCGCCCGGTGCCCCTCTTGACCACGTTCTTGCTGAACCGCGTGTAA
- the xth gene encoding exodeoxyribonuclease III, which produces MKIVTWNVNSLKVRLPHLLQWLAANPVDVLCIQETKLTDDKFPVAEINAAGYEVVFSGQKTYNGVAILSRLPIADVVRNNPHYQDEQQRLIAATIGGVRFICAYVPNGQAVGSDKYAYKMGWLAALRTWVGEELQIHEQFAILGDYNIAPEDRDVHDPELWAGQIHCSDLEREQLRELCGLGLVDAFRLFEQPEKQYSWWDYRQMAFRRNRGLRIDHILLSQALAKRCEACVIDREPRKWEQPSDHTPVIATLI; this is translated from the coding sequence ATGAAAATCGTAACCTGGAACGTGAACTCGCTGAAAGTGCGCCTGCCGCACCTGCTCCAGTGGCTCGCCGCCAACCCCGTCGACGTCCTCTGCATCCAGGAGACCAAGCTCACGGACGACAAATTCCCCGTGGCCGAGATCAACGCGGCCGGCTACGAAGTCGTATTCAGCGGCCAGAAGACGTACAACGGCGTGGCGATCCTGTCGCGCCTCCCCATCGCCGACGTCGTGCGCAACAATCCGCATTACCAGGACGAGCAGCAGCGCCTGATCGCCGCCACCATCGGCGGCGTGCGCTTCATTTGCGCCTATGTGCCGAACGGCCAGGCCGTTGGCTCCGACAAGTATGCCTACAAAATGGGCTGGCTGGCCGCGCTGCGCACCTGGGTCGGCGAAGAACTGCAGATCCACGAACAGTTCGCCATCCTGGGCGACTACAACATCGCGCCCGAAGACCGCGACGTGCACGACCCGGAACTGTGGGCCGGCCAGATCCACTGCTCCGACCTGGAACGCGAGCAGCTGCGCGAACTGTGCGGCCTCGGCCTCGTCGACGCGTTCCGCCTGTTCGAGCAGCCCGAGAAGCAGTACAGCTGGTGGGACTACCGCCAGATGGCGTTCCGCCGCAACCGCGGGCTGCGCATCGACCACATCCTGCTGTCGCAGGCGCTGGCGAAACGCTGCGAGGCGTGCGTCATCGACCGCGAACCCCGCAAGTGGGAACAGCCGTCCGATCACACGCCGGTGATCGCGACGCTCATCTAA
- a CDS encoding DUF4214 domain-containing protein: MTLPTNSCYVRPGLASATWNYAAASGIAAVAFDATTALGQAFSRGDVQYSQDNGRTWIGYTMPVDGQGAYVATAGTLWRFQDRVAGDATTPDTFGVHYKLADGSVVTAEITMFADNQPVGAVGSNDIVFTTAHAGDIVDVLTPIDTGAQTGGRWVIDSQSQPGLFGISYNPAVDTSGRLVVADASQIPADGLAAAVTVHYYDRYQVDANGNPLPNTGVTQILTYSVENGATGDLPGLNNESKAGAALDAWSSAPALATLSGGGIVAVWQGADTGLWAQVRDAAGNPLGAAFALTQGGDASVEGQPAVSALAGGAFVVAYTLNDGGANRIAYRVVDAGGSAGAEHVLDTGAGGDAAMPTVTTLADGSFAVGWRSGAAVHVQQAAADGTPAGTQQVYSALGSAYSPALAGLKDGGYVVSWGEINDGNVYAALSKAPASVFVASGDGYAASITTAAPLPHVTALAGGGFVVAWDSYANDPWGFTNSDIFFQRFDAAGHAAGAVTQANVASGGGHFDADVAALSDGTFLVAWQGADDDGNGIFGRRFDADGNAIDSQEFGISQLRSGDQASPDVTALANGGFAGAWVDTSAAGVAAIEMRTLVGSSGAMAGIEGGTAAPAPAPAPAPAPAPTPAPAPAPAPAPAPAPAPAPAPTVTSLAFSGATHAMAAVAGESKVTGQSGLDTLVYASARAAATIVNQGTGVSVTDAAGNHATLSNVERLKFSDGMVALDVHGTAGEAYRLYQAAFDRTPDKAGLGYWIAALDKGMTLTQAAAGFAGSAEFASLYGANATDTQFVQALYQNVLHRAGDSGGADFWLHALQSSVSRADVLAHFSESAENQTQVIGSIQNGIDYLHWG, from the coding sequence ATGACCCTGCCCACCAATTCCTGTTACGTCCGTCCCGGCCTCGCCAGCGCCACCTGGAACTATGCAGCCGCATCCGGCATCGCCGCCGTTGCCTTCGATGCAACGACCGCGCTGGGCCAGGCATTCTCGCGCGGCGACGTGCAATACAGCCAGGACAACGGCAGGACCTGGATCGGCTACACGATGCCGGTGGATGGCCAGGGCGCGTACGTGGCGACGGCAGGGACGCTGTGGCGCTTCCAGGACCGCGTGGCGGGCGACGCGACGACGCCGGACACGTTCGGCGTCCACTACAAGCTGGCGGACGGCAGCGTCGTCACGGCAGAGATCACGATGTTCGCGGACAACCAGCCCGTGGGCGCCGTCGGCAGCAACGATATCGTGTTCACGACGGCGCATGCGGGCGACATCGTCGACGTCTTGACCCCGATCGATACCGGTGCCCAGACGGGCGGGCGCTGGGTGATCGACAGCCAGTCGCAACCGGGCCTGTTCGGGATCAGCTACAACCCCGCGGTCGACACGAGCGGGCGCCTCGTCGTGGCCGACGCGAGCCAGATCCCGGCCGACGGCCTGGCCGCCGCGGTGACCGTGCATTACTACGACCGCTACCAGGTCGACGCCAACGGCAACCCGCTGCCGAATACCGGCGTCACGCAGATCCTCACCTATTCCGTGGAAAACGGCGCGACGGGAGACCTGCCCGGCCTGAACAACGAATCGAAAGCCGGCGCGGCGCTGGACGCCTGGAGTTCGGCCCCGGCGCTGGCGACCCTGTCGGGCGGCGGCATCGTCGCCGTCTGGCAAGGCGCGGACACCGGCTTGTGGGCGCAGGTGCGCGACGCGGCGGGCAACCCGCTGGGCGCCGCGTTCGCGCTCACGCAGGGCGGCGACGCCAGCGTCGAAGGCCAGCCGGCCGTCAGCGCCCTGGCCGGGGGCGCCTTCGTCGTCGCCTATACCCTGAACGACGGCGGCGCGAACAGGATCGCGTACCGCGTCGTCGATGCGGGCGGCAGCGCCGGCGCGGAACATGTGCTCGACACGGGCGCGGGCGGCGACGCGGCCATGCCCACCGTAACGACGCTCGCCGACGGCTCGTTCGCCGTCGGCTGGCGCAGCGGCGCGGCCGTGCACGTGCAGCAGGCGGCGGCGGACGGGACCCCCGCCGGCACGCAGCAGGTGTACAGCGCGCTCGGTTCCGCCTACAGCCCGGCGCTGGCGGGCCTCAAGGACGGCGGCTATGTCGTGTCGTGGGGCGAGATCAACGACGGCAACGTTTACGCCGCACTGAGCAAGGCACCGGCGTCGGTGTTCGTCGCAAGCGGCGACGGCTACGCGGCCAGCATCACGACCGCCGCGCCGCTGCCGCACGTGACGGCGCTCGCGGGCGGCGGCTTCGTCGTCGCGTGGGACAGCTACGCGAACGACCCGTGGGGCTTTACGAACAGCGACATCTTCTTCCAGCGCTTCGACGCCGCCGGTCACGCGGCAGGTGCGGTCACGCAGGCCAACGTCGCGTCGGGCGGCGGCCATTTCGACGCCGACGTCGCCGCACTGTCCGACGGTACCTTCCTCGTCGCGTGGCAGGGCGCGGACGACGACGGCAACGGCATCTTCGGCCGCCGCTTCGACGCGGACGGCAACGCCATCGACAGCCAGGAATTCGGCATCAGCCAGCTGCGCAGCGGCGACCAGGCCAGCCCGGACGTCACGGCCCTCGCGAACGGCGGCTTCGCCGGCGCGTGGGTGGACACGTCCGCAGCGGGCGTTGCGGCCATCGAGATGCGCACGCTGGTGGGCAGCAGCGGCGCCATGGCGGGAATCGAAGGCGGTACCGCGGCACCGGCTCCGGCACCCGCACCAGCACCGGCACCGGCACCCACACCCGCGCCGGCACCCGCACCGGCCCCAGCACCCGCACCCGCACCCGCACCGGCTCCGGCACCCACCGTCACGAGCCTCGCGTTCAGCGGTGCCACGCATGCGATGGCGGCCGTCGCGGGCGAGAGCAAGGTGACAGGACAGTCCGGCCTCGATACGCTCGTGTACGCGAGCGCGCGCGCCGCCGCGACCATCGTCAACCAGGGCACCGGCGTGTCGGTGACGGATGCTGCGGGCAACCACGCGACCCTCTCGAACGTCGAGCGCCTGAAATTCAGCGACGGCATGGTGGCGCTGGACGTCCACGGCACGGCGGGCGAAGCGTACCGCCTGTACCAGGCCGCGTTCGATCGCACGCCGGACAAGGCGGGTCTCGGTTACTGGATCGCTGCGCTGGACAAGGGCATGACTCTCACGCAGGCGGCGGCGGGTTTTGCGGGCAGCGCCGAATTCGCGAGCCTGTACGGCGCCAACGCGACCGACACGCAATTCGTCCAGGCGCTGTACCAGAACGTGCTGCACCGCGCGGGCGACAGTGGCGGTGCCGATTTCTGGCTCCACGCGCTGCAATCGTCGGTGTCGCGCGCGGACGTGCTGGCTCACTTCAGCGAGAGTGCCGAGAACCAGACGCAGGTCATCGGCAGCATCCAGAACGGCATCGATTACCTGCACTGGGGCTGA
- the lptF gene encoding LPS export ABC transporter permease LptF: MIFQRALQRELASVAGATFTVLFTIFVTWTLISILGKAAGGKVASSDVLALIGFSVLNYLPTIIILTSFIAVIATVTRSYRDSEMVVWFASGQSLMRWVPPVLVFGLPMVAIVAALSFVATPWAKMKSAEFVERFEKREDLKRVSPGQFRESPSTNRVFFVEGSTSGATVVQNVFVNSVDADGNSIVVAKEGVIEPDGKGGQYLVLKNGRRYLGHPGRADFQSMEFERYRMRVSSQVPMIGTDTPVDAMSTATLLAVPQDRLTRAELLYRISAPISCLVLILLGIPLGFVNPRAGSSANLILALLIFFTYSNLSKVFENSVKQNKMGFGMAWWPLHLFALLVVAALFAWRLNVNHPWHPLALLGAFKRRRLLRGGEAAQEGAQ; this comes from the coding sequence ATGATTTTCCAACGCGCCCTACAGCGTGAATTGGCCAGCGTGGCTGGTGCCACCTTCACGGTCCTGTTTACGATCTTCGTCACCTGGACCCTGATCTCCATCCTCGGCAAGGCCGCCGGCGGCAAGGTCGCCTCGAGCGACGTGCTGGCGCTGATCGGCTTTTCGGTGCTGAATTATCTGCCAACAATCATCATTCTTACCAGCTTTATCGCGGTCATCGCCACCGTGACGCGCAGCTATCGCGACTCCGAAATGGTCGTGTGGTTCGCGTCCGGCCAGTCGCTGATGCGGTGGGTGCCGCCGGTGCTCGTGTTCGGCCTGCCGATGGTCGCGATCGTCGCCGCGCTGTCGTTCGTCGCGACGCCGTGGGCGAAGATGAAGAGCGCGGAATTCGTCGAGCGCTTCGAGAAGCGCGAAGACCTCAAGCGCGTGTCGCCCGGCCAGTTCCGCGAGTCGCCGTCGACCAACCGCGTGTTCTTCGTCGAAGGCAGCACGAGCGGCGCGACCGTCGTGCAGAACGTGTTCGTGAATTCCGTCGATGCCGACGGCAATTCCATCGTCGTCGCCAAGGAAGGCGTGATCGAGCCGGACGGCAAGGGCGGCCAGTACCTCGTGCTGAAGAACGGCCGGCGCTACCTGGGTCATCCGGGACGGGCCGATTTCCAGTCGATGGAATTCGAGCGCTATCGCATGCGGGTCTCCAGCCAGGTGCCCATGATCGGCACCGACACGCCGGTCGACGCCATGTCGACGGCCACGCTGCTGGCCGTCCCCCAGGACCGCCTCACGCGCGCCGAACTGCTGTACCGCATCTCCGCGCCGATCTCCTGCCTCGTGCTGATCCTGTTGGGAATCCCGCTCGGCTTCGTCAACCCGCGCGCCGGCAGTTCCGCGAACCTGATCCTCGCGCTGCTGATCTTCTTCACCTACAGTAACCTGTCGAAGGTGTTCGAGAACAGCGTCAAGCAGAACAAGATGGGCTTCGGCATGGCGTGGTGGCCGCTGCACCTGTTCGCGCTGCTGGTCGTGGCCGCGCTGTTCGCGTGGCGCCTGAACGTGAACCACCCGTGGCATCCGCTCGCGCTGCTGGGCGCGTTCAAGCGGCGCCGCCTGCTGCGCGGCGGCGAAGCGGCGCAGGAGGGCGCGCAATGA